A genomic region of Elaeis guineensis isolate ETL-2024a chromosome 9, EG11, whole genome shotgun sequence contains the following coding sequences:
- the LOC105051936 gene encoding LOW QUALITY PROTEIN: uncharacterized protein (The sequence of the model RefSeq protein was modified relative to this genomic sequence to represent the inferred CDS: inserted 1 base in 1 codon) — MEASAMTRSLLSAPPLHSNPFLSCHGSNTDLLAFPSPKSQRRNAXPPVLSLANPKSPAWALGLERRRSFLTRCSVDSAVKTEEEVPIEKRIPPFPTVMDINQIRDILPHRFPFLLVDRVIEYQPGVTAVGIKNVTINDNFFPGHFPERPIMPGVLMVEAMAQVGGLVMLQPEVGGSRENFFFAGIDKVRFRKPVIAGDTLVMRMTLIKLQKRFGIAKMDGKAYVGGDLVCEGEFLMATGSE, encoded by the exons ATGGAAGCCTCCGCCATGACGAGATCGCTCCTCTCCGCGCCTCCCCTTCACTCCAATCCGTTCCTCTCTTGCCATGGCTCCAATACGGACCTCCTCGCCTTTCCTTCCCCCAAATCTCAACGAAGGAATG TTCCTCCCGTTCTGTCGCTCGCAAACCCTAAATCTCCCGCTTGGGCGCTCGGATTGGAGAGGCGGAGAAGCTTCCTGACTCGCTGCTCCGTCGATAGCGCGGTGAAGACGGAAGAAGAAGTCCCGATCGAGAAGA GGATTCCGCCTTTTCCAACGGTTATGGATATCAACCAGATCCGTGATATTTTACCTCATCG GTTCCCGTTTCTTCTAGTGGATAGAGTGATCGAGTACCAGCCTGGAGTTACTGCTGTTGGTATCAAGAATGTCACGATCAATGATAACTTCTTTCCTGGTCACTTCCCGGAGCGACCAATAATGCCAGGTGTTCTCATGGTTGAG GCCATGGCTCAAGTTGGCGGTCTCGTAATGCTGCAACCGGAAGTGGGTGGCTCTCGTGAGAATTTCTTTTTTGCTGGGATTGACAAAGTGAGGTTTCGGAAACCTGTGATCGCGGGGGACACCTTGGTAATGAGGATGACACTGATCAAACTGCAAAAACGCTTTGGGATAGCGAAGATGGATGGGAAAGCATATGTTGGTGGTGATTTGGTATGCGAGGGTGAATTTTTGATGGCCACTGGAAGCGAATGA
- the LOC105051938 gene encoding uncharacterized protein, with protein MAEEWRRSKPLKRSHKSKKQADMKVEKPPTLRAFRSFFSCKDYQVVQGNKRKCKSIVCSGSLCSLKDSSSVIRPETTPPEVYKKMASSRSFKTPPNETNRAVSTSCSSFNSSASITAPSSSSSSSLSSSSSSLGGSFRGKHLRRFSGCYECHVALDPTNGVSRAPSSICPCPDCGEIFMKPESLELHQAVRHAVSELGPDDTSRNIVDIIFQSSWLKKEPPMCKIDRILKVHSTQKTIVEFENYRDSIKSRANKVAKKHPRCIADGNELLRFHCTTFACSLGLNGSTNLCQSVPQCHVCSIIRNGFKIDSLGKIQTMATSGRAHDMAQIASDDAKRAMLVCRVIAGRVKKSQDALEECDSVANQAGIYSNLDELFVFDPKAILPCFVVVYSDY; from the exons ATGGCTGAAGAATGGAGAAGAAGTAAGCCCCTAAAGAGAAGCCATAAGAGTAAGAAACAAGCCGATATGAAAGTGGAGAAGCCACCTACTTTGAGAGCCTTCAGAAGCTTCTTCTCATGCAAGGACTACCAAGTAGTGCAAGGGAACAAGAGGAAGTGCAAGAGCATTGTGTGCTCTGGTTCTCTCTGTAGCTTGAAGGACAGCTCAAGTGTCATAAGGCCAGAAACAACTCCCCCTGAGGTCTACAAGAAAATGGCTTCTAGCAGATCCTTCAAAACTCCTCCTAATGAGACCAACAGAGCTGTTTCCACCTCCTGTTCTTCTTTTAATTCTTCTGCTTCTATAACTGCCCCTTcgtcgtcatcatcatcatcattatcttcatcctcttcttctcttggTGGGTCTTTCAGAGGAAAGCATCTGAGAAGGTTTTCTGGTTGTTATGAGTGTCATGTGGCACTTGATCCTACTAATGGGGTGTCAAGGGCTCCTTCTTCTATCTGTCCTTGCCCTGACTGTGGGGAGATTTTTATGAAACCAGAGAGTTTGGAGCTTCACCAGGCAGTTAGGCATGCAG TATCAGAACTAGGTCCAGATGACACAAGTCGAAACATAGTAGACATAATATTTCAatcaagttggctcaagaaagaaccTCCAATGTGCAAGATAGACAGGATCCTAAAGGTCCACAGCACCCAGAAGACCATAGTTGAATTCGAAAACTACAGAGACTCCATAAAGAGTAGAGCTAACAAGGTAGCAAAAAAGCACCCAAGGTGCATTGCTGATGGCAATGAACTCCTGAGATTCCACTGCACCACCTTTGCATGCTCTCTCGGCCTCAACGGCTCCACCAACTTGTGCCAATCAGTTCCACAATGCCATGTGTGCAGCATCATAAGAAATGGATTTAAGATAGACAGTCTTGGAAAGATCCAAACTATGGCTACCAGTGGCAGGGCGCATGATATGGCTCAGATTGCATCAGATGATGCAAAAAGGGCTATGTTGGTTTGCAGAGTGATTGCAGGGAGAGTGAAGAAGAGCCAAGATGCTTTGGAGGAATGCGATTCAGTCGCCAATCAGGCAGGAATTTACTCAAATTTGGATGAGCTCTTTGTATTTGATCCTAAAGCCATCCTCCCTTGTTTTGTTGTTGTTTACAGTGATTACTAG
- the LOC105051937 gene encoding uncharacterized protein has translation MPTNGGFSPSSSSSTSTTTASSSFAAAPDQNPNPRGNNPMQYLWDSINKARSRIHALAALLSAPDLASLADSDRPARSLLDSPDAYAAVSAALSAPLSGSGDDPLCQWLYETFQSSDPDLRLVVLSFLPLLSGLYLSRVVATSAAHQPSLAGFEAVLLALYSTEVKARAGKPLLISVPDLSQPSLYHFPRPPATTAGPRGSAASAPPRPAAQPSIGVLSPPLEPQIAVKSTKRACIVAIALDCYYKTIALMPGRSKIDLCEFVASWAGQDCSCRFELDDEPNLSCTSSPFSSPEIRNFFEDDGGVGNAAVEMGRLGIQERPNGHQCNGEEGGRASRGSRVPLPWELLQPVLRILGHCLLAPLNPQEVKDAASMTVRCVYARASHELVPQAILATRSLIQLDKSARRAAKAPMMAGTPGTASNPNTPSKPKKPEILLVSK, from the coding sequence ATGCCGACCAATGGCGGcttctccccctcctcctcctcctccaccagcACCACCACAGCGTCCTCCTCTTTCGCCGCCGCCCCCGACCAAAACCCTAATCCCAGGGGCAACAACCCCATGCAGTATTTGTGGGACTCCATCAATAAGGCCCGATCCCGCATCCACGCACTCGCCGCCCTCCTCTCCGCCCCCGACCTCgcctccctcgccgactccgaTCGGCCTGCCCGCTCCCTCCTCGACTCCCCCGACGCCTACGCCGCCGTCTCCGCCGCACTCTCCGCCCCCCTCTCCGGCTCCGGCGACGACCCCCTTTGCCAGTGGCTCTATGAGACGTTCCAGTCCTCCGACCCCGACCTCCGCCTCGTCGTCCTTTCCTTCCTCCCCCTCCTCTCCGGCCTCTACCTCTCCCGCGTCGTCGCCACCTCCGCCGCTCACCAGCCCTCCCTCGCGGGCTTCGAGGCCGTCCTCCTTGCCCTCTACTCCACAGAGGTTAAGGCCCGCGCCGGCAAGCCCCTCCTCATATCCGTCCCCGACCTCTCCCAACCCTCCCTCTACCATTTCCCCCGCCCTCCCGCCACCACCGCCGGCCCCCGGGGCTCCGCCGCCTCCGCTCCTCCACGCCCCGCCGCCCAGCCCTCCATTGGCGTCCTCTCCCCTCCCCTCGAGCCCCAGATCGCGGTCAAGTCCACCAAGCGCGCTTGCATTGTTGCCATCGCCCTCGACTGCTACTACAAGACGATCGCCCTCATGCCGGGCCGATCAAAGATCGATCTTTGCGAGTTCGTCGCCTCCTGGGCCGGCCAGGACTGTAGCTGCCGCTTCGAGCTTGACGATGAGCCCAATCTCTCCTGTACCTCCTCTCCATTCTCCTCGCCAGAAATTAGGAACTTCTTCGAGGATGACGGTGGGGTCGGTAATGCGGCAGTGGAGATGGGTAGGCTAGGGATTCAAGAGAGGCCCAACGGCCACCAATGCAATGGGGAGGAGGGCGGCAGGGCTTCAAGGGGGTCGAGGGTGCCACTCCCATGGGAGCTCCTCCAGCCGGTGTTGAGGATCTTGGGTCACTGCCTTCTTGCACCACTGAACCCACAGGAGGTGAAGGATGCTGCATCCATGACCGTGCGGTGCGTGTATGCTCGGGCATCTCATGAGCTGGTACCACAGGCGATCTTGGCCACCCGCAGCTTGATTCAGCTGGATAAGAGTGCTCGGAGGGCAGCGAAGGCACCGATGATGGCAGGGACACCAGGCACGGCTTCCAATCCAAACACGCCGAGCAAGCCGAAGAAGCCAGAAATCCTGTTGGTCTCAAAATGA
- the LOC140851554 gene encoding uncharacterized protein yields MQPRYRNPGDGVRPGGPAGLGVASGRISAFGRNHGRGGFSRGNLKPYNASRKFDIFMEAGRLAAEYLVSKGVLHPSMLPGSWPNGNFQEFKGQGRENPVPPQFSDGRPSALTRLGNSVPDVGHGRRRFNDDYDRMGSRKRGRKKMGYYNRGYGPDWGRERGRNGPWMERGRGYSDNVEDEEDFAPGYRRERRSGYDEVGSSVSRVAGDEPPSKSEVVGESGSELDDAGSKASSSSTRKDVLPEGEYVDMNKGMDDVKVSNSESGEVKSNVSGESEEKTVLEENVAVNPCGAEDGPAIKDGSSLLKLCGFAKVPTRPRSSLAHKNPVADQAPSAEGSDKVEVISGGGSDMVVEEAPIESSSKDSHPSQIDSPKCEAHAESGVPVVQSSKESVDPVPVMQSLEESVDPQCETLQSPPGFETTTVMIDVKNEDSFVQQVHEKGESELQVNSSPSSASHENEFSQLHDVRVAQSRTFTETPPQDEEMIEAADQVKPDGGTLVPKVEAESIVKLEEEKNNQPTSFKICDLNLMECPEITEIPDDPVLGQSYTSAPALETEKQLPVNFGLSIGSNANDAYDYNPVSGVDKVIPVIDLEADSPVQANACDSSKPKNEMIYPSLENVLNHQAHTDVLPAIQDGYGLGIPEYLGADISQADLNNLQAGIGLHGAEGFPGVDDSIYGSLGDIGTVIDV; encoded by the exons ATGCAGCCCAGGTATCGAAACCCAGGGGACGGGGTTCGGCCAGGTGGTCCGGCGGGGCTCGGAGTGGCCTCCGGCCGGATTTCGGCCTTCGGCCGGAATCATGGTCGTGGCGGCTTCAGCCGGGGCAACCTGAAGCCCTATAACGCTTCCCGCAAGTTCGACATCTTCATGGAAGCCGGGCGGCTTGCGGCCGAGTACTTGGTCTCCAAGGGCGTGCTGCACCCGAGCATGCTTCCTGGGAGCTGGCCAAATGGGAATTTTCAGGAATTCAAAGGGCAGGGCAGAGAAAACCCCGTTCCACCCCAGTTTTCTGATGGCAGGCCTTCGGCCCTCACTCGGCTTGGGAACTCAGTCCCTGATGTTGGCCATGGCCGCAGGAGGTTTAATGATGACTATGATCGAATGGGGTCAAGAAAGAGGGGAAGGAAAAAAATGGGTTATTATAATAGAGGTTATGGTCCAGATTGGGGTAGAGAGAGGGGAAGGAATGGGCCGTGGATGGAGAGAGGTAGAGGGTATTCTGATAATGTGGAAGATGAGGAGGATTTTGCTCCTGGGTATCGTAGAGAACGGCGCAGTGGGTATGATGAAGTTGGAAGCAGTGTCTCGAGGGTTGCTGGAGATGAGCCACCATCAAAAAGTGAAGTTGTGGGTGAATCTGGATCAGAGCTCGATGATGCTGGATCAAAGGCGAGTTCTTCCAGCACTAGGAAAGATGTGCTGCCAGAGGGGGAATATGTGGATATGAACAAAGGGATGGATGATGTGAAGGTCTCAAACTCAGAAAGTGGAGAAGTTAAGAGCAATGTGAGTGGTGAGTCGGAGGAGAAGACTGTGCTGGAGGAGAATGTGGCCGTGAATCCTTGTGGTGCCGAAGATGGCCCAGCGATCAAAGATGGAAGCAGCCTGTTAAAGTTATGTGGTTTTGCTAAAGTACCTACCAGACCCCGGTCATCACTGGCACATAAAAATCCAGTAGCTGATCAAGCTCCTAGTGCTGAGGGCAGTGACAAAGTTGAAGTTATTTCTGGAGGAGGGTCTGACATGGTTGTTGAAGAAGCTCCAATTGAGAGTTCCTCAAAGGATTCTCACCCAAGTCAAATAGACAGTCCGAAATGTGAAGCACATGCCGAATCTGGTGTTCCTGTTGTGCAATCCTCAAAAGAATCTGTAGATCCTGTTCCTGTAATGCAATCCTTGGAGGAATCAGTAGACCCTCAATGTGAAACCCTTCAAAGCCCTCCAGGTTTTGAAACAACCACAGTGATGATAGATGTGAAAAATGAAGATAGTTTTGTGCAACAAGTTCATGAGAAAGGGGAATCTGAATTACAAGTTAATTCATCTCCATCGAGCGCATCTCATGAAAATGAATTCTCTCAGCTGCATGATGTGAGAGTAGCACAATCTAGAACATTTACTGAGACGCCACCTCAGGATGAAGAAATGATTGAGGCAGCTGATCAAGTGAAACCAGATGGTGGTACCTTAGTTCCGAAAGTTGAAGCTGAATCTATTGTCAAgttagaagaagaaaagaataatCAACCCACTTCATTTAAAATCTGTGACCTTAACCTTATGGAATGTCCTGAGATAACCGAGATTCCTGATGATCCTGTTCTGGGCCAAAGTTATACTTCTGCACCTGCACTGGAAACTGAGAAGCAACTTCCCGTAAATTTTGGCCTGTCAATAGGTAGCAATGCAAATGATGCATATGACTACAACCCAGTTTCGGGTGTTGACAAAGTCATTCCAGTAATTGATTTGGAAGCTGATTCCCCAGTTCAAGCCAATGCTTGTGATTCTTCAAAACCTAA GAATGAGATGATATATCCAAGCCTGGAAAATGTTTTGAACCACCAGGCACATACAGATGTTCTCCCTGCCATTCAGGATGGCTATGGTCTTGGGATCCCTGAGTACCTTGGAGCTGATATATCACAGGCGGATCTTAATAATCTTCAGGCTGGAATTGGTCTTCATGGTGCAGAG GGGTTTCCTGGAGTTGATGATTCAATATACGGATCACTTGGAGATATAGGTACAGTAATTGATGTTTGA